GATCGGCCGGGGCGCCGAGATCGGCGCCGGCGCACGGCTCGATGGCGCGGTCATCTTCGACGGTGTCCGGGTCGAGGCCGGTGCGGTGATCGAGCGGTCCATCATCGGGTTCGGTGCGCGGATCGGCCCGCGGGCACTGATCCGCGACGGCGTCATCGGCGACGGCGCCGATGTCGGCGCACGCTGCGAGCTGCTGCGCGGGGCCCGGGTCTGGCCGGGGGTCACCATCCCCGACGGCGGCATCCGGTTCTCGACCGACGTCTGAGCGCTCCGGGGCCCGTCAGCGGCGGGCGGCGGCGGCCAGCGCGAGCAGGGCCGGATCGTCTCCGGGCAGCGCGTCGAGGCGCCACCAGCGCAGATCCAGCGACTCGTCGCTGCGGGTGATCTCCGCGCCCTCGGGCGCGACCACCACGAACTGCATGTCGAGGTGGCGGGTCGGCAGACCCAACGAGCAGGTGATCGGGTGCACATGCAGCGCGGCCAGGTGCGGTTCGATCCGTAGTCCGGGGATGCCGGACTCCTCGGTGGCCTCCCGCATCGCGGCCGCCAGGATGTCGGCGTCGGACTCCTCGCAGTGCCCGCCGAGTTGCAGCCAGCGCCCGACGCGCGGATGCAGGGTGAGCAGGGCATGGGTCCGGCGGTGATCGAGCACCAGCGCCGAGGCGGTGATGTGCCCCGGCTCGCAGGCGCGCCGGCACGCGTCGGGGCGGCCCAGCACGAAGGCCAGCACGGCGTGGCGCAGCGAATCCTGTTCGGGGCTGGGGGCATCCCAGCCCGACAGGGTGTCGACGACGGAGGCGTGCAGGCTCATCGCAGGATCAGCAGACCGTCGGTGGACGCCGGGTCGCGCGGACCCTGCGGGTCGGCCGGATAGCCGATCGCGATGGCGCCCAACGGCTCCCAGTCATCTGCGACGGCGAGTTCGCGGCGCGCGACCTCGGCGGCGAAGATCGTCGACCCGATCCAGCAGCTGCCGATCGCGCGGGCCGCCAGAGCCACCAGCAGGCCCTGCACCGCCGCCCCCGCCGCGACGGTGAACATGGTGTGCTCGGCCGCGGTGCGTTGCGGATCCGGATAGCTGTGTGCCCCATCGGGAACCATGAACGGGATCACGAGTTCCGGTGCGTCGTAGAGGATCTGGCCGCGTGAAACCCGGCGGGACACCTCCTCGGCCGGACGGCCGTCGGAGGACAGGTCGGCCTGCCATTGCTGTTTCATCGCATCCAGTAACCGGATTCGGGTATCCGGATCGCGCACCCACACAAAGCGCACCGGGCGGGTGTGATGTGGGGCCGGCGCGGTCAGCGCCTCGGCGACCGCTTCCTCGACCAGGTCGGCGGGGACCGGTTCGGAGCTGAAGTGGCGCACCGAACGGCGGAGCAACTGTGCCTGCCTGCGGCCCAACTCGATGGACTCGGCGGTGCCGAGCCAGAACAGGTCGTCCTCGCCGCCGCGCACCAGGGTGCGACCGTTGGAGCCGTCGTCGTGCAGCTCGAGTCCGCGCACCACGGCCACCGGGACGCCGGTCAGCTTGCCCTTCACCAGATCCCCGGCGGCGGCGAGTTCGTCGGCGACGGCGATCTCGGTGACGAAGAGTTCGTTGCCGTGCGCGTCGTGTGCCCCGGCGTAGCCGTGCAGCACCGTCAGACCGGCCGCGCCGATCGCGACATCGGTCTGGCCGTTGCGCCAGGCCCGCCCCATGGTGTCGGTGACGACGACGCCGACCCGTACGCCCAGCTGCCGTGCGATACCGTCGCGCAGCGCCGCGGCGCTGCCGTCCGGATCCACCGGTAGCAGCGCGAGTTCGCCCGAGTCGATGTTGGAGCCGTCGACGCCGGCGGCGGCCTGGACCAGGCCGATGGCGTTCTCGGTGATGAACGTCTTGCCCTTGCGGGCCAGGACGCGTACGGCCTCGTCGTCGATGAGCTTGCGGCGCAGGAGGTCTCGCTGCTCGGGGTCGGTGGGTGCTGCGACGATGCGGCCCTCGGTCTTGGACAGCACCTTGCTGGTGATGACCACCACGTCGTCATCGCGCAACCAGCGTGCGGCGCCGGCGATCGCCGCGGCGAGATCGTCGCCGGGACGGAACTCGCCGAGTCCGGTGACCGGGATGATCTCGACGGGTTTCGCGGTGCCGTGCTCGGTGGCCCGCTGCTCGGCCGTCACAGCGAGATGCCCGCCAGGTGCAGGCCGGCCCGGACCATCTCGGCGGTGGTGGCCGGATCGGTCATCAGCAGTGGGGCGGCCCGGACGTCGAGGCCCTCGATCGCGGCGGTGTCGCCCTCGTCGATCAGCCAGCCGTCCAGGATGCCCACGCCGCTGCGGGCGCCGAAGTGCCTACCGACCGCCTCGGAGGACGATTGCACCCCGATCACCGAGAGGCATTCGTCGGCCATGCCGCGCAACGGCTTGCCGGCGACGATGGGGGAGTAGCCGATCACCGGGGCGGCGGTGGAGCGCAGCGCGCCGCGGATACCGCCGACGGCGAGGATGGAGCCGATGCTGACCACCGGGTTGGACGGGGCGATCAAGACGATGTCCGCGTCGGCGATGGCCTCGGTCACGCCGGGTGCGGCGGTGGCCTTGTCCGAGCCGATGAAGGCGAAGCTGTGGGTGGGAATCTTCGCGCGGTAGCGCACCCACCATTCCTGGAAGTGGATGGCCTTGCGTTCCCCGTCCGGGTCGGTGACCACCACGTGGGTCTCGCTGCGCTCGTCGCTGGCCGGCAGCAGGCGTGCCCCCGGCGCCCAACGGGAGCACAACGCCTCGGTGACGGCCGACAGTGGGTAGCCGGCCCGCAGCATCTGGGTGCGCACCAGATGGGTGGCCAGATCACGGTCGCCGAGCCCGAACCAGTCGGGCTGCACTCCGTAGGCGGCCAGTTCCTCCTTGGCATGCCACGTTTCGTCACGGTGGCCCCAGCCACGGTCCGGATCGATGCCGCCGCCCAAGGTGTACATGCAGGTATCGAGGTCGGGGCAGATCCGGACGCCGAACATCCAGGCGTCGTCGCCCACGTTGACCACGGCGGTCAGTTCGTGTTGAGTGGGCCCCTCGGGATCGGCGGACGGGTCGGCAAACTGCCCCAGTTGCAGCAGATGCTGGACGCCGAGCAGGAATCGGGCGCCGCCCACGCCGCCGGCCAGAACTGTCACCTTCACGCCCTCAGACCCTAGGCCAGCCGGCTCGGTGAGGTGTTCCCCACCCGGGTGTGGCGAACACGCCGGAGCAAGGACACGCCGGATCTACGTCACGAGATGGTATGAAAAACGGCCCTTTAGCTTGACCGTGGCAGCTAACACGTGTCTAATCACATCAGTGTCATTTCGTGGTTCGCCCGCCGGTTTCGGTGCCGCAGACCGGGATTCGATCATCTGTTCGAATCCGGATGGCCTGACATCACAATAGTGATAGCTGGGGTGGTGCCGAGGGCTTTTTCAGATCCGCAATTGCTGGATCTGACAAGATCTTTCGGCAGGGGCCCCAAACGGCAACAACGGGAAAACCAATCAGGTGAGGAGGCGGAACATGTCTTTTGAGCAGGTCGATTTCGACCGCGCGCTCCGGTTCGAAGACCGGATGCTCGGTTCAGTGGACAGCGCACCGCACACCACTACCGGCCCGACGACAAGCGATGCGGTCACGCGCCCGCAATTGAGCTTGGTACCCGAACGTATCGAACTGGCACTGGATCCGATCGACGGTTCGTTCGACGAGGATGACCAGTGGCAGGAACGCGGTCTGTGCGCTCAGACCGACCCCGAGGCCTTCTTCCCGGAGAAGGGCGGCTCGACCCGGGAAGCCAAGCGCATCTGTCAGGGTTGCGAGGTCCGCGACCGGTGCCTGGAGTACGCACTGGCCAACGACGAGCGGTTCGGTATCTGGGGCGGCCTGTCCGAGCGTGAGCGCCGCCGCCTCAAGCGCGGCATCATCTGACCGGCTCCGGCCGCGTTATCCGTCGTCGAGCGACGGATCGATGACCGACGGCTCGACGCCCAGATAAGTGGCCACCTGGGCCACCAGTACCTCATGCAACAAATCCGCGAGTTCATCGGTGTCCTTGGCGCGCCGTTCGATCGGCTTGCGGAACAGCACAATTCGCGCCCGCGTGGGATTTCCGCGGACATCGACCCCGGCCGGGATCAGGCGGGCCAGCGCGATCGGGCCGTCCGCGACGACCTCCGGCGGCCACTGCACACTGTCGGGATCCTTGGGGGAGATGCGCGGAATCTCGTCGACCGCCACATCCAGATTGGACACCCGCTGATGCCATCGGCGTTCGATCGGCTCGTAGGCCTCCAGCACCGCCATGTCGAATTTCTCGCTTCGGCTGCGCCAGCCGGGAACCGTCGGCGGCAACAGCGACCCCCGCATTCCACGTCCGCGTCGGGAGCCCCGATGGCTGCGCTGCACCACAGGACAGATGGTAACGGTTGGAGATCGGCCACCGGATCACGCGCGTGTCCGGGAGCCCGACGCGTCGCCGCACGATAATCTTCCCTGCGTGAACGTTCCCCGTCGCTGCTGCAGGCCAGGGTGCCCGCACTACGCCGTGGCGACGCTGACCTTCGTCTATTCGGACTCGACAGCCGTCGTCGGACCGCTTGCCACGGTGTCCGAGCCGCATTCCTGGGATCTGTGTGTCGTGCACGCCGGTCGGATCACCGCGCCGCGCGGCTGGGAATTGGTCCGCCACGCCGGTCCGCTGCCGACGCATCCCGACGAGGACGACCTGGTGGCGCTCGCCGACGCGGTCCGTGAGGGCCGCGACGGATCGCAGTCGATGGTGAACGGCGGGACCGGCGTGACCGCCGGATTCTCCGACCCGGCCACCGGCGCGTCCGGCGGATCGCTGATGGCGCCCCCGGTCCGTCGTCCCGAACCCAACGGTCGACGTCGCGGTCACCTGCGGGTGTTGCCGGATCCCGAACCCGGTTCCGAATAGCCCTTCCGGGTCGTCATCGTGCGGCCGTGGCCGTGCGCTCCTTGTCCGGTTCCCGACATAGGTCACGGGACCTCCGACGGTCATCGTGCCGAGACACTAGGCTGAGTGGCCAGAGCAGTCCCGAATTCCCCGTACACACAGAGAGCGAGGAGAGCCATGTCTCGGCCCGCTGAGGCTGTCCACGCTGTCATCAAGGCATACGACGTGCGGGGCCTGGTCGGAGACCAGATCGACGAGGCCTTTGTCCGCGACGTCGGCGGCGCCTTCGGCCGCCTGGTCCGCGACGAGCAGCGGCCCGCCGGCACCGACCCGGTGACCCGGGTGGTGATCGGGCACGACATGCGCGCGAGCTCGCCGACCCTGTCGGACGCCTTCGCCGAGGGCGTCGTGGCCCAGGGGCTGGACGTGGTGCGGATCGGGCTCGCCTCGACCGACCAGTTGTACTTCGCCTCGGGGATGCTGAACTGCCCGGGCGCCATGTTCACCGCCAGCCACAACCCGGCCGCCTACAACGGCATCAAACTGTGCCGCGCCGCCGCCTTGCCGGTCGGGCGCGAAACGGGTCTGGCAGTGGTCGCGCAAGAGGTCATCGACGGGGTGCCGGAGTACGGAGGCACGAGCGGAACCATTCAAGACCGCGACGTGCTCGCCGAGTACGGCGAGTACCTGCGGTCCCTGGTGGACCTGGCGCAGCTGCGCCCGCTGCGGGTGGCCGTGGACGCCGGCAACGGGATGGGCGGGCACACCACCCCCGCCGTGCTGGGTGCGATCCCCGGAATCACGGTGCTGCCACTGTATTTCGAATTGGACGGCACCTTCCCCAACCACGAGGCCAACCCGCTGGACCCGGCCAACCTGGTCGACCTGCAGGCCCATGTGGTGGCGACCGGGGCGGATATCGGCCTGGCCTTCGACGGTGACGCCGACCGGTGTTTCGTGGTCGACGAGTTGGGCGTGCCGGTGTCGCCGTCGGCGGTGACCGCATTGGTGGCCGCCCGCGAACTCGGCCGCGAGATCGGCGGCACGGTGATCCACAATTTGATCACCTCGCGGGCGGTGCCCGAACTGATCACCGAGCGCGGGGGCACCGCGGTGCGCTCACGGGTCGGCCACTCCTACATCAAGGGGCTGATGGCCGAGACCGGGGCGATCTTCGGTGGTGAGCACTCCGCGCACTATTACTTCCGCGATTTCTGGGGTGCGGACTCGGGCATGCTGGCCGCGCTGCACGTGCTGGCCGCGCTCGGCGAACAGCAGCGCCCGCTGTCCGACCTGATGGCCGACTACCAGCGCTACGAGGCGTCCGGCGAGATCAATTTCACCGTCGCCGACGCCCCGGCCTGCGTGGATGCGGTGCTCACCACGCTCAGCAGCCGCATCCAGTCCCTGGACCATCTCGATGGCGTGACCGTCGACCTCGGCGACGGCCGCTGGTTCAACCTGCGGACCTCCAACACCGAACCGCTGCTGCGGCTCAACGTCGAGGCCCGCACCACCGAAGAGGTCGACGAGGTGGTGGAGCAGGTGGCGAATCTGATCGCCGCGCGTAACGAGCCCGCGCCATGACCTCCCGGGCCGCCATCATCGACCTCGACGACGTCGAGGGGCTGTTGGCTGCCGACCGGGATGGTTTGTTGCGGGCGGCGGCGATGTCCGGCGCGCAGGTGCGTGCCACCGCGGCGGCCGTCGACGAGGGGGCGCTGGATCCGCTGCGCGCCGACGTCCCGCCCCGCACCCTGATCTGGGTCGCCGACGGCGGGCCCGCCCGCGCGGCCGGCTCCCTGTTGGCGGCGGTGCTCGGCCCGGCCAGTGCGGTCCCGATCGTGGTGGCCGCCGAACTGCCGCCGTGGACCGGGGCGCTGGATGTCGTGGTGGTGGCCGGCGCCGACGCGGGGAACCCGGTGCTGGTCTCGGCCGCGGCGACCGGTGTGCGCCGCGGGGCGCGTGTCGTCGTGGCCGCGCCGCACGAGGGGCCGCTGCGCGAGGTGACGGCCGGCCGGGCCGCCGTGCTGGCGCCGCGGCTGCCGGTGCCCGAGGAGTTCGGCCTGACCCGCTACCTGGCGGCCGGGGTCGCCATACTGGCCGTCGTCGACGCCGGTGTCCGGGTGGACATCGCCGCGCTGGCCGACGGATTGGACGCCGAGGCCCTGCGTAACAGTGCCTCCCGGGACCTGTTCACCAACCCGGCCAAGAGCCTGGCCGATCGGCTGTCCGGGCGGGAGGTGGTGCTGGCCGGGGACAACGACGCGACGCTGGCGCTGGCACAGCACAGCGCCGCGGTGCTGCTGCGGGTCGCCCGTCAGGTCGTGGCCGCGGTCGGGCTCTCCGATGCGCTGGCGGCGCTGGGCCGGACGGATGCCGCACCGGTCGATTACGAGGCCGCGCTGTTCCACGACGAGGAACTCGACGGACCGCTGCCGGCCCGCACCCGGACCGTGGTGCTGACCTCTGATGAACAACGGCCGGCGGTGGTCACCCGTACCGAGGGATTCGCCGACCTCGATGTGGTCAGCGCCGACGATGTGCCCGATCTTGCGACCACGATCAGCGGCGTCCGCCCCGAGCAGCAGTTGGCGACGGTGGCGGTGCGGTTGGAGATGACCGCCGTGTACCTACGACTGGTGCGAGGTTGAGAGCGTGAACCTGCTCCGTGGAGCCATCCGCAAATATGCTTGGGG
This region of Mycolicibacterium diernhoferi genomic DNA includes:
- a CDS encoding WhiB family transcriptional regulator is translated as MELALDPIDGSFDEDDQWQERGLCAQTDPEAFFPEKGGSTREAKRICQGCEVRDRCLEYALANDERFGIWGGLSERERRRLKRGII
- a CDS encoding TobH protein; translation: MTSRAAIIDLDDVEGLLAADRDGLLRAAAMSGAQVRATAAAVDEGALDPLRADVPPRTLIWVADGGPARAAGSLLAAVLGPASAVPIVVAAELPPWTGALDVVVVAGADAGNPVLVSAAATGVRRGARVVVAAPHEGPLREVTAGRAAVLAPRLPVPEEFGLTRYLAAGVAILAVVDAGVRVDIAALADGLDAEALRNSASRDLFTNPAKSLADRLSGREVVLAGDNDATLALAQHSAAVLLRVARQVVAAVGLSDALAALGRTDAAPVDYEAALFHDEELDGPLPARTRTVVLTSDEQRPAVVTRTEGFADLDVVSADDVPDLATTISGVRPEQQLATVAVRLEMTAVYLRLVRG
- a CDS encoding metallopeptidase family protein, encoding MRGSLLPPTVPGWRSRSEKFDMAVLEAYEPIERRWHQRVSNLDVAVDEIPRISPKDPDSVQWPPEVVADGPIALARLIPAGVDVRGNPTRARIVLFRKPIERRAKDTDELADLLHEVLVAQVATYLGVEPSVIDPSLDDG
- a CDS encoding DUF3499 domain-containing protein yields the protein MNVPRRCCRPGCPHYAVATLTFVYSDSTAVVGPLATVSEPHSWDLCVVHAGRITAPRGWELVRHAGPLPTHPDEDDLVALADAVREGRDGSQSMVNGGTGVTAGFSDPATGASGGSLMAPPVRRPEPNGRRRGHLRVLPDPEPGSE
- a CDS encoding NUDIX hydrolase, encoding MSLHASVVDTLSGWDAPSPEQDSLRHAVLAFVLGRPDACRRACEPGHITASALVLDHRRTHALLTLHPRVGRWLQLGGHCEESDADILAAAMREATEESGIPGLRIEPHLAALHVHPITCSLGLPTRHLDMQFVVVAPEGAEITRSDESLDLRWWRLDALPGDDPALLALAAAARR
- a CDS encoding coenzyme F420-0:L-glutamate ligase, which produces MTAEQRATEHGTAKPVEIIPVTGLGEFRPGDDLAAAIAGAARWLRDDDVVVITSKVLSKTEGRIVAAPTDPEQRDLLRRKLIDDEAVRVLARKGKTFITENAIGLVQAAAGVDGSNIDSGELALLPVDPDGSAAALRDGIARQLGVRVGVVVTDTMGRAWRNGQTDVAIGAAGLTVLHGYAGAHDAHGNELFVTEIAVADELAAAGDLVKGKLTGVPVAVVRGLELHDDGSNGRTLVRGGEDDLFWLGTAESIELGRRQAQLLRRSVRHFSSEPVPADLVEEAVAEALTAPAPHHTRPVRFVWVRDPDTRIRLLDAMKQQWQADLSSDGRPAEEVSRRVSRGQILYDAPELVIPFMVPDGAHSYPDPQRTAAEHTMFTVAAGAAVQGLLVALAARAIGSCWIGSTIFAAEVARRELAVADDWEPLGAIAIGYPADPQGPRDPASTDGLLILR
- a CDS encoding phosphomannomutase/phosphoglucomutase, with amino-acid sequence MSRPAEAVHAVIKAYDVRGLVGDQIDEAFVRDVGGAFGRLVRDEQRPAGTDPVTRVVIGHDMRASSPTLSDAFAEGVVAQGLDVVRIGLASTDQLYFASGMLNCPGAMFTASHNPAAYNGIKLCRAAALPVGRETGLAVVAQEVIDGVPEYGGTSGTIQDRDVLAEYGEYLRSLVDLAQLRPLRVAVDAGNGMGGHTTPAVLGAIPGITVLPLYFELDGTFPNHEANPLDPANLVDLQAHVVATGADIGLAFDGDADRCFVVDELGVPVSPSAVTALVAARELGREIGGTVIHNLITSRAVPELITERGGTAVRSRVGHSYIKGLMAETGAIFGGEHSAHYYFRDFWGADSGMLAALHVLAALGEQQRPLSDLMADYQRYEASGEINFTVADAPACVDAVLTTLSSRIQSLDHLDGVTVDLGDGRWFNLRTSNTEPLLRLNVEARTTEEVDEVVEQVANLIAARNEPAP
- the cofD gene encoding 2-phospho-L-lactate transferase → MKVTVLAGGVGGARFLLGVQHLLQLGQFADPSADPEGPTQHELTAVVNVGDDAWMFGVRICPDLDTCMYTLGGGIDPDRGWGHRDETWHAKEELAAYGVQPDWFGLGDRDLATHLVRTQMLRAGYPLSAVTEALCSRWAPGARLLPASDERSETHVVVTDPDGERKAIHFQEWWVRYRAKIPTHSFAFIGSDKATAAPGVTEAIADADIVLIAPSNPVVSIGSILAVGGIRGALRSTAAPVIGYSPIVAGKPLRGMADECLSVIGVQSSSEAVGRHFGARSGVGILDGWLIDEGDTAAIEGLDVRAAPLLMTDPATTAEMVRAGLHLAGISL